A single window of Leishmania infantum JPCM5 genome chromosome 35 DNA harbors:
- a CDS encoding mismatch repair protein, which yields MITRLDGASARKLAAGQVITDLTSVVKELSENALDAKATTVTIRLINYGLDEIVVDDDGTGISMGQLVNTAANELLDGASTPLLSSRATTKQRRHDRDGCTHATAKDEADEGQTSQAESACVAEDEGDSSDPSLGFRGEALHSLAHVSDVTVETRSADTGALTVRISYDHTSHTSRLEAVRLRDVCGTTVTARHLFKHLPVRHREYVKNCRKQLSKVASTMKQYAVSHPHIRLLVQHQETPNSAVVTLVSLTGSGDATRSVTEAYGGLCTSHMQRVHWSLSFGTFTGLVSKVSGGGRLSGGHQVFALDGRLVDLPRLGKALNDAFIQCLPNASQRLHVAFFLQVKTNASLQYDVNLTPNKRKVLLAQEERLADELYQCALQEFGSALQEVDLDRGQRIAQTRAADVRATELTKLTRTPVSATSLTQFTFKRAKMEETDTGGRVAAGALDAHSGESYLSSTAGSSSVIDLPKLGSLLYGNGAADDDGSGTDRDGERAESTPLLLPSSLSSISGGGEDDEDSKESSRSAVEDKSEGSDPPALKSSADVDDHEDCCCGWHLADNAKGLRSESVAVEVTRLSDEGSQRRGGGSCYQCAYPDLSELVQEPFSADPADAVALSVSAKMRSRSSSRTLGAQTADDLNHYFTKNSFKEMRVIGQFNHGFIIAVLPNGDVFVVDQHASDEKYNYERLVRAYEATPQPLVMPVSVAMSAHEVDLAVEHKLTLQQHGFKVSRGSDDTKLLVYSLPVLPYDVVSASDVMELVQQLVQYGTITKPLRAVWHSMATKACRSSIMIGTPLTVKRMKLILERLSQLDQPWNCPHGRPTLRLLCSIADLQRGGALLR from the coding sequence ATGATTACCCGTCTGGATGGTGCGAGCGCGCGCAAGCTTGCTGCGGGACAAGTAATTACGGACCTCACGAGCGTTGTGAAGGAACTCTCCGAAAACGCGTTGGATGCGAAGGCCACGACGGTGACTATTCGACTCATCAACTACGGTCTCGATGAGATTGTCGTTGATGATGACGGCACGGGAATATCCATGGGTCAGCTAGTGAACACCGCGGCCAAtgagctgctggacggtgcgAGCACGCCTCTGCTATCGAGCCGCGCCACTAcgaagcagcgacggcacgaTCGCGACGGTTGTACTCATGCGACTGCAAAGGACGAAGCCGACGAGGGTCAGACGAGCCAGGCCGagagcgcgtgtgtggcagAGGATGAGGGCGACAGCTCTGATCCGTCACTTGGTTTCCGCGGGGAAGCGCTCCACTCTTTGGCCCACGTGAGTGATGTAACGGTAgagacgcgcagcgccgacacTGGTGCCTTGACGGTGCGTATCTCGTATGATCATACATCGCACACGTCTCgcctggaggcggtgcgacTGCGCGATGTGtgcggcaccaccgtcacTGCGCGGCATCTCTTCAAGCACCTTCCTGTGCGGCACCGCGAGTACGTGAAGAACTGCCGCAAGCAGCTCAGCAAGGTGGCCAGCACGATGAAGCAGTACGCCGTGTCGCACCCGCACATACGTCTTCTGGTGCAGCACCAGGAGACCCCCAACTCAGCCGTCGTCACGCTCGTTTCGCTCACCGGCTCTGGCGATGCAACGCGCAGTGTGACGGAGGCGTACGGCGGCCTTTGCACCTCGCACATGCAGCGTGTGCACTGGAGCTTGTCGTTCGGCACCTTCACCGGACTCGTGTCGAAGGtaagcggcggcgggcgacTAAGCGGCGGCCATCAGGTGTTTGCCCTTGACGGGCGGCTCGTCGACCTGCCGCGTTTGGGCAAGGCGCTCAACGACGCCTTCATCCAATGCCTCCCGAACGCCTCCCAGCGGCTGCACGTTGCCTTCTTCCTCCAGGTAAAGACGAACGCTTCACTTCAGTACGACGTAAACCTTACCCCCAACAAGCGCAAGGTGTTGCTTGCGCAAGAGGAACGCTTGGCGGACGAGTTGTACCAGTGCGCGCTGCAAGAGTTTGGCTCGGCCTTGCAGGAGGTCGACCTGGATCGTGGCCAACGTATCGCGCAGACCCGCGCCGCTGATGTGCGTGCCACGGAGCTGACGAAGCTGACGCGAACACCGGTTTCAGCCACGTCGCTCACGCAGTTCACGTTCAAGCGAGCGAAGATGGAGGAAACGGATAcgggcggccgcgtcgccgctggcgccctGGACGCCCACAGTGGAGAGTCGTACCTCAGCTCCACGGCtggctcctcctcggtgaTCGACCTCCCAAAGCTCGGCAGCCTCCTGTACGGCAATGGCGCAGCCGACGATGACGGCTCCGGCACGGACAGGGATGGCGAGAGGGCTGAATCCACTCCACTCTTGCTGCCCTCCTCGCTATCCAGCAttagcggtggcggcgaggacgacgaggacagCAAGGAAAGCTCCCGCAGCGCTGTCGAAGACAAGAGCGAAGGCAGCGACCCACCCGCCCTCAAGTCATCCGCAGACGTTGATGACCATGAAGACTGCTGTTGCGGTTGGCACTTGGCTGACAACGCGAAAGGCTTGCGCTCGGAATCAGTGGCAGTCGAGGTTACGCGGCTCTCTGACGAGGGCAGTCagcggcggggcgggggcagcTGCTATCAGTGCGCGTACCCGGATCTCAGCGAGCTCGTGCAGGAGCCCTTCTCCGCGGACCCAGCCGATGCGGTGGCGTTGTCGGTGTCAGCAAAAATGCGCAGCCGGTCCTCTTCTCGCACCCTCGGTGCCCAGACGGCCGACGATCTGAACCACTACTTCACCAAGAATTCCTTCAAGGAGATGCGGGTGATTGGGCAGTTTAACCACGGCTTCATCATTGCCGTGCTCCCCAACGGTGACGTGTTCGTCGTCGATCAGCACGCATCAGATGAGAAGTATAACTACGAGCGacttgtgcgcgcgtacgAGGCAACGCCACAGCCCTTGGTGATGCCGGTGTCCGTGGCCATGAGTGCTCACGAGGTGGACCTCGCCGTGGAGCACAAGCTGACTCTTCAGCAGCACGGCTTCAAGGTAAGCCGAGGAAGCGACGATACGAAGCTGCTGGTGTATTCGCTGCCGGTGTTGCCGTACGACGTGGTGAGCGCGTCGGATGTGAtggagctggtgcagcaACTCGTACAATACGGCACCATCACGAAGCCGCTGCGTGCGGTGTGGCACTCCATGGCCACGAaggcgtgccgcagcagcatcatgATTGGCACCCCGCTCACGGTGAAGCGCATGAAGCTCATCCTCGAGCGACTAAGCCAGCTGGATCAGCCGTGGAACTGCCCGCATGGTCGACCAACGCTGCGGCTGCTATGCAGCATAGCAGATCTTCAGagaggtggtgcgctgctACGATGA
- a CDS encoding putative 60S ribosomal protein L26, with protein MASIKCGSRRKARRAHFQAPSHVRRVLMSAPLSKELRAKYNVRAMPVRKDDEVIVKRGTFKGREGKVTACYRLKWVILIDKVNREKANGSTVAVGIHPSNVEITKLKLTHHRKSILERKDRSSKSDKGKGKISAADKAMQQMD; from the coding sequence ATGGCGAGTATCAAGTGTGGTTCCCGCCGCAAGGCCCGCCGTGCGCACTTTCAGGCCCCGAGCCATGTGCGCCGTGTGCTCATGAGCGCCCCGCTCTccaaggagctgcgcgccaaGTACAACGTGCGTGCCATGCCCGTGCGCAAGGACGACGAGGTCATCGTGAAGCGTGGCACCTTCAAGGGCCGTGAGGGTAAGGTGACCGCGTGCTACCGCCTCAAGTGGGTCATCCTCATCGACAAGGTGAACCGCGAGAAGGCTAACGGCTCCACTGTGGCCGTCGGCATCCATCCCTCCAACGTCGAGATTACGAAGCTGAAGCTGACGCACCACCGCAAGTCCATCCTGGAGCGCAAGGACCGCTCGTCCAAGTCCGACAAGGGCAAGGGCAAGATTAGCGCTGCAGACAAAGCCATGCAGCAGATGGACTAG
- a CDS encoding putative RNA 3'-terminal phosphate cyclase produces MLHFEGSSLLRHHIVCSILSKRPVRITNIHDDEDPMGIQAHEANFLKFIDRVTSGSSLQCTDHNTTLQFTPGMILGGSFSHEVPSQRCVTYVIEAALLLLPFAKFDSRITFVGATQGELDLSVDTVRTVTMRWVQLFGVQSSLRIIRRGAAPGGGGAVELDIKAIRRLTSATTKERGRVRRIRGIAFASRTAADLPQRTATAAKGELLKLLPDVYVVTDVDNSKANRNDRVSGYGVVLVAETTSKLCVISQESVAMPQESPEDVGKRAAQLLFDQIYEGGCVDAHHQMLVLLLMALSPDEISTVRFGQLSASGVSALMLMDSYFGVSCAVKPDASFAGPNLPPTTLVTCLGSNAVNVWKKSS; encoded by the coding sequence ATGCTGCACTTCGAAGGCAGCAGCTTGCTTCGGCACCACATCGTGTGTAGCATTCTCTCAAAGCGCCCGGTGCGCATCACCAACATCCACGATGACGAGGACCCGATGGGCATTCAGGCGCACGAAGCAAACTTCCTCAAGTTTATCGACCGCGTCACGAGCGGCTCCTCCCTGCAGTGCACCGACCACAATACCACGTTGCAGTTCACGCCCGGCATGATCTTGGGCGGGTCCTTTTCGCACGAGGTGCcctcgcagcgctgcgtcacGTACGTTatcgaggcggcgctgctgctgcttcctttTGCAAAGTTCGACTCGCGCATCACCTTTGTGGGCGCCACCCAAGGCGAGCTGGACCTCTCCGTGGACACAGTGCGCACAGTCACCATGCGGTGGGTGCAGCTGTTTGGGGTGCAGAGCAGTCTGCGGATcatccgccgcggcgccgcccctggtggcggtggtgcggtaGAGCTAGACATCAAGGCCATCCGACGCCTCACTAGCGCTACGACGAAGGAGCGCGGGCGGGTGCGGCGCATCCGCGGCATTGCCTTCGCCTCTCGGACCGCGGCCGACCTGCCGCAGCGAACCGCTACTGCCGCCAAAGGAGAACTGCTTAAGTTGCTGCCCGATGTGTACGTGGTGACCGATGTTGACAACAGCAAGGCCAACCGGAACGACCGCGTGAGCGGCTACGGCGTTGTACTGGTCGCCGAAACAACAAGCAAGCTGTGCGTCATCTCCCAGGAGTCGGTTGCCATGCCGCAGGAATCACCCGAGGACGTCGGCAAGCGTGCAGCACAGCTGTTGTTCGACCAGATTTACGAGGGTGGCTGCGTCGATGCGCACCATCAgatgctggtgctgctgctgatggcgctCAGCCCGGACGAGATCTCGACCGTGCGCTTCGGCCAACTGAGCGCGAGCGGTGTGTCAGCGCTGATGCTGATGGACTCGTACTTTGGAGTGTCGTGCGCCGTCAAGCCAGACGCGTCCTTCGCGGGGCCGAATCTGCCCCCCACAACGCTAGTGACCTGCCTCGGCAGCAATGCCGTGAATGTTTGGAAGAAGTCAAGCTGA
- the CYP14 gene encoding putative cyclophilin 14, with the protein MLRSNVGVCSRVGVARLWFRVCQPLPSVSVASARTFGTSASPLLAGCRLSALRLDSRSIGSTLPANGDRVSNDNGEKDDGGGPATDGTGMSKPASAEDGAEMAVVQKDYGEENGDEGFHEDAIIVKDEKGNPITRIRRLPLTLIEEVPLPQRILTDLELVMMAWCEEHARQYALFMTAIRIGVFVLLLIILYVFYQTTLSSERVVRGVDKMPADLRIGSVVYFDVTENGTDIGRIVIGLLNEDCPLYCEYFHRRCTGNGGKGNSFRGMPLAAIVPRHCLIFGDGQEMEHDVPGFNSHYLPTEHLSNGAWRGALSSIAYGPNRESPNFAIHISSGDYKPQVFAIVIGGYNVIERMNNAGSKHGNAPKRNYVIEGCGELCTLAKSHIAPIPWKLYESVSVGYDDEKFGPRLSADVLKHSDEIGATAVATQQEGGSAQVRKRKWWFF; encoded by the coding sequence ATGCTGCGCAGTAATGTAGGTGTATGTAGTCGTGTAGGGGTGGCACGGTTGTGGTTTCGAGTGTGTCAGCCGCTTCCATCTGTCTCCGTAGCCTCGGCGCGCACCTTTGGCACCTCCGCATCCCCTCTCTTAGCAGGCTGTCGCCTTAGCGCGTTGCGCCTTGATAGCAGGAGCATCGGTTCCACACTGCCGGCGAACGGCGACCGCGTCTCTAACGACAATGGTGAGaaggacgacggcggcggtccCGCTACGGATGGGACAGGCATGAGCAAGCCGGCAAGTGCAGAAGACGGCGCAGAAATGGCTGTGGTACAGAAGGACTACGGAGAAGAGAACGGCGATGAGGGGTTTCATGAAGACGCGATCATCGTGAAGGATGAGAAAGGCAACCCTATCACCCGCATTCGACGCCTGCCACTCACGCTTATCGAAGAGgtcccgctgccgcagcgcattCTGACGGACCTGGAGTTGGTCATGATGGCCTGGTGCGAGGAGCACGCCCGGCAATATGCGCTCTTCATGACGGCTATTCGCATCGGTGTGTTCGTTCTTCTCTTGATCATCCTGTACGTGTTTTACCAGACCACCCTGTCGAGCGAGCGAGTGGTGCGCGGTGTGGATAAGATGCCGGCCGACCTGCGCATCGGCAGCGTCGTCTACTTCGACGTAACCGAGAACGGCACCGACATCGGGCGCATTGTCATTGGTCTGCTCAACGAGGACTGCCCGCTCTACTGTGAGTACTTTCATCGTCGTTGCACCGGCAACGGAGGCAAGGGTAACTCCTTCCGCGGGATGCCCCTAGCGGCGATCGTGCCCCGACACTGCTTGATCTTCGGCGACGGACAGGAAATGGAGCACGATGTCCCCGGGTTCAACTCGCACTACCTGCCGACAGAACACCTGAGCAACGGTGCTTGGCGCGGCGCGCTGTCCTCCATCGCGTACGGACCCAACCGCGAGAGCCCGAACTTCGCCATTCACATCTCATCGGGCGACTACAAGCCGCAGGTGTTCGCCATTGTGATTGGTGGGTACAACGTGATTGAGCGGATGAACAACGCAGGCTCGAAGCATGGCAATGCGCCGAAACGGAACTACGTCATTGAGGGCTGCGGAGAGCTGTGCACGCTCGCCAAGTCGCACATCGCGCCAATACCGTGGAAACTGTACGAGTCCGTGTCTGTCGGGTACGATGATGAAAAGTTCGGCCCGCGCTTGTCAGCGGACGTGCTCAAGCACTCCGATGAGATCGGTGCCACGGCGGTCGCGACGCAGCAAGAGGGTGGGTCGGCGCAGGTGCGGAAGAGAAAATGGTGGTTTTTCTAA
- a CDS encoding putative casein kinase II — protein MSSRSSPKSPASDGAHRYAHVNVNKPSSYWDYDSLRVQWNSPDRYEVVQKIGRGKYSDVFLGVDTKVPRQVVIKVLKPVKKKKILRELMVLQTLKGGPNIVDLFDVVREPNSKTPSFVFEYVKSCDFRTVFPTFTDLEVRSYIFQVLMALEYAHSHGIMHRDVKPNNVCLDYKTGKLKLIDWGLAEFYHPATSYNARVASRYFKGPELLVELPMYDYRLDMWSLGCMLAAMIFIREPFFRGKDNTDQLVRIVKVLGTDDLQVYLKKHNASLPPVLEATLGYHAKKPWRSFVNGQNEHLCPPEALAFLDKLLQYDHMKRIQAAEAMMDPYFDPVRPKDFTLDGITVAAENGGGGASVCNEENVHEKRVPRIES, from the coding sequence ATGTCTTCGAGATCGTCACCAAAATCGCCAGCTTCCGATGGCGCGCACCGCTACGCCCACGTCAACGTCAACAAGCCCTCCTCCTACTGGGACTACGactctctgcgcgtgcagtGGAATAGCCCTGACCGGTACGAAGTGGTGCAGAAGATCGGCCGTGGCAAGTATAGCGACGTCTTCCTCGGCGTGGACACCAAGGTGCCGCGTCAGGTTGTGATCAAGGTGCTGAAGCCAGTcaagaaaaagaagattCTGCGTGAGTTGATGGTGCTGCAGACGCTCAAAGGCGGTCCGAATATTGTGGACCTCTTCGATGTCGTGCGGGAGCCCAATAGCAAAACACCCTCCTTCGTCTTCGAGTACGTGAAGTCATGTGACTTCCGAACCGTCTTCCCCACCTTCACCGATTTAGAGGTGCGCAGCTACATTTTCCAGGTTCTCATGGCCCTCGAATACGCCCACTCGCATGGCATCATGCATCGAGACGTGAAACCGAACAACGTGTGCCTGGACTATAAAACAGGTAAGCTGAAGCTGATTGACTGGGGTCTGGCTGAATTCTACCATCCTGCCACGTCCTATAACGCTCGCGTCGCGTCGCGCTACTTCAAGGGGCCGGAGCTGCTCGTAGAATTGCCCATGTACGACTATCGGCTGGACATGTGGTCGCTGGGATGCATGTTAGCAGCCATGATCTTCATTCGTGAGCCATTCTTCCGCGGAAAGGACAATACGGATCAGCTGGTGCGCATTGTGAAGGTGCTCGGCACGGACGACCTGCAAGTGTACCTTAAGAAGCACAACGCGAGTTTGCCGCCCGTGCTAGAGGCGACGCTAGGCTACCACGCGAAGAAGCCATGGAGGAGTTTTGTGAATGGGCAAAACGAGCACCTGTGCCCGCCCGAGGCACTCGCGTTTTTAGATAAGCTGCTCCAGTATGATCACATGAAGCGGATCcaagcggcagaggcgatgATGGACCCATACTTTGACCCGGTCAGACCCAAGGATTTTACGCTAGACGGAAtcaccgtggcggcggagaacggaggcggcggtgcgagTGTATGCAACGAAGAGAACGTACACGAAAAGAGAGTGCCAAGAATAGAGTCTTGA
- a CDS encoding putative cysteine peptidase, Clan CA, family C19, which produces MLAVLDVAKHVFWNDTAFNRKLLPSEAALEKCSYTIADLTTMTGKERISVFQQCGIDPSLFPLFLRSLQHITALHGAGKIDGNYMIHRHLSARQWSPFYANTPLLGYASVNSLSYREQCSSAAKETKSEDVADLERGRTCHSHYNGLLNQGATCYLNSLLQALFHITAFRAIIYQMPTKDEAEQHADLESTVPRSIPYALQRLFCHLQMSTRAVGTCELTESFGWGASDSFIQHDVHELTRVLLDNLEEKLNAQQAETGNPKPKENAIHRLFTGSLESYVKVEEANYYGSREEPFYDLQLVVKNKKNIYSSFDAFFQVEVLDGKNKYCLECNGKKSYHRAEKGVRFKTIPPILLLHLARFDYDIQQGETKVLTRWDYYNTLDLSRYMPESPSTDTHYTLCSVLVHSGSNTGFGHYFCFLLCSGAWYKFNDEAVTPAKLKEVFGDNFGGFKLNYWGSEIPNTANAYMLVYIRTSQLSSILCPIGSDDVPQHVVQQLERERVEHERRVKEQAEDYLYGRVHFILPNEITDQEEYLTSRRPAAQKFSSHKTLRIPLDDEALPAFEEFVKRQLGVDAEQQLLWFASSRTGGSEIRLSQQVRANMKVRQLLQNAKECCVLVTTPATATVIELDQGCVSREYQVFHHKLYDPLQLKVLFLGCTVLHRDPNGDAKQALESMELHVRSLIADLPDLTKQLHGHHLKKPPKAKQALPSKPRSATSLETYRSNQDLSSRDEAEMTEVRRGMPQEALGVVRETEAREFLPCSELYSGDILIWKLDTPNEDPANIFYPDIQSYQHFLLHRIPVELKLNRYPDYPLLIATELAEDMTYEQLQRYVARLIGDMENYDRVRFTRHNPETELPYFMKGKKHDRATLARLLMPASSRVPALSKYLYYEYCKYTVTEIENAHSLQFKLYGDNVKVVSTHWILLPHDLPITADLLFPACVREIQKDYAAGACPAVAALLKEDPENTSNNSTITFVKRLMQMDCKSAHEWLRLVDVWRGRVYNILDKNHTLVFEHNTFEESAEYRIEHIPAPIPGVPSSDQAVFQVHHFTMVRQRRDAIETHSEPFSMYVNFYETSNQLLRRIAAKLEMIYAAVQDWKVCLVKESRVEVIAPDALMGSHITNFCLPECYQPNQIEPSKAAFIGLEHAPLSKRTGKREDKVLILN; this is translated from the coding sequence ATGCTTGCAGTTTTAGACGTGGCAAAGCACGTTTTTTGGAATGACACCGCCTTCAATAGAAAGCTGCTTCCCTCGGAGGCAGCACTGGAAAAGTGCAGTTACACGATTGCTGATCTTACGACCATGACAGGGAAGGAGCGGATCTCTGTCTTCCAGCAGTGCGGGATTGATCcatccctctttcctctttttttgaGGTCACTTCAACACATCACTGCGCTTCACGGTGCGGGTAAAATTGACGGTAATTACATGATTCATCGGCATCTGAGCGCACGCCAGTGGAGTCCGTTCTACGCCAACACTCCTCTTCTCGGCTATGCGAGCGTGAATAGCTTATCGTACAGAGAGCAGTGTTCATCTGCGGCAAAGGAGACAAAGAGCGAGGATGTAGCTGACCTGGAAAGAGGTCGGACCTGCCACTCCCACTACAACGGTTTGCTCAATCAGGGCGCGACCTGCTACCTCAACTCGCTCCTCCAGGCTCTTTTCCACATCACAGCGTTTAGGGCTATTATCTATCAGATGCCGACAAaagacgaggcggagcagcatGCTGACCTGGAGTCGACAGTGCCCAGGAGCATTCCGTATGCCCTGCAGCGACTCTTTTGCCACCTGCAGATGTCGACGCGCGCTGTCGGCACATGCGAGCTCACTGAATCATTCGGATGGGGCGCATCCGATAGCTTTATCCAGCACGACGTGCATGAGCTGACGCGCGTTCTTCTAGACAATTTGGAGGAGAAGCTTAATGCTCAACAAGCAGAAACTGGGAATCCGAAGCCGAAGGAGAATGCGATTCATCGTCTCTTCACGGGCTCCTTGGAAAGCTACGTGAAGGTGGAAGAGGCGAACTACTACGGCTCCCGTGAAGAACCGTTTTATGACCTCCAACTCGTTGTGAAGAACAAGAAGAACATATACTCGAGCTTCGACGCCTTTTTCCAGGTCGAGGTGCTGGACGGAAAAAACAAGTACTGCCTGGAATGCAATGGGAAAAAGTCGTATCATCGTGCAGAGAAAGGCGTCCGGTTCAAGACGATCCCTCCCATCCTTCTTCTGCACCTTGCACGCTTTGACTACGATATTCAGCAGGGCGAGACAAAGGTGTTGACGCGCTGGGACTACTACAACACTCTGGATCTGTCGCGTTACATGCCAGAGTCTCCGTCGACGGACACGCATTACACCCTGTGCAGCGTGCTGGTACACTCCGGGTCAAACACCGGCTTTGGCCACTACTTTTGCTTCCTTCTGTGCTCTGGCGCGTGGTACAAGTTCAACGATGAAGCCGTTACCCCGGCAAAACTGAAGGAAGTGTTTGGTGACAACTTTGGTGGCTTCAAGCTTAACTACTGGGGTTCTGAGATTCCAAACACCGCCAACGCGTACATGCTTGTGTACATTCGCACGAGCCAGCTGAGCTCCATTCTATGCCCGATCGGCAGCGATGACGTCCCACAACacgtcgtgcagcagctggaaAGAGAGCGTGTTGAGCACGAGCGTCGCGTCAAGGAGCAGGCGGAAGACTACCTCTACGGGCGGGTGCATTTTATTCTGCCGAACGAAATCACCGATCAGGAAGAGTACCTTACGTCGCGTCGACCGGCAGCGCAGAAGTTCTCCTCTCATAAGACTCTGCGCATTCCGCTCGACGACGAAGCGTTGCCGGCTTTTGAGGAGTTTGTGAAGCGGCAGCTGGGTGTcgacgccgagcagcagctgctaTGGTTTGCCTCATCGCGCACTGGCGGGTCAGAGATTCGACTTTCTCAGCAGGTCAGGGCGAACATGAAGGTGCGACAGCTCTTGCAAAACGCAAAGGAGTGCTGCGTACTCGTCACAACTCCAGCAACCGCCACAGTAATTGAACTCGACCAGGGCTGCGTGTCCCGCGAGTACCAGGTGTTTCACCACAAGCTATACGACCCTCTGCAGCTCAAAGTCCTTTTTCTAGGGTGCACCGTCCTACACCGTGATCCGAACGGGGACGCAAAGCAGGCTCTCGAAAGCATGGAGTTACATGTGCGCTCCCTCATCGCCGATCTGCCAGACCTGACAAAGCAGCTGCATGGCCATCATCTGAAGAAGCCGCCGAAAGCGAAGCAGGCACTGCCGTCGAAGCCACGGAGCGCCACCTCACTTGAGACCTACAGGTCGAACCAGGACCTCTCCTCGAGGGATGAAGCGGAGATGACCGAAGTGAGGCGCGGTATGCCGCAAGAGGCGTTGGGAGTGGTGCGCGAAACTGAGGCGCGCGAGTTTTTGCCGTGCAGCGAGCTTTACTCGGGTGACATTCTGATCTGGAAACTCGACACACCGAACGAGGACCCAGCGAACATTTTCTACCCCGACATCCAGAGCTACCAGCACTTTCTCCTGCACCGTATCCCAGTGGAGCTGAAACTGAACCGCTACCCGGATTATCCCCTGCTGATCGCGACCGAGCTTGCAGAGGACATGACGTacgagcagcttcagcggTACGTCGCACGGCTCATTGGCGACATGGAGAACTACGACCGCGTTCGCTTCACTCGCCACAACCCGGAAACGGAGCTGCCGTACTTCATGAAGGGCAAGAAACACGATCGTGCAACTTTAGCGAGATTGCTGATGCCTGCCAGTTCGCGGGTTCCCGCTCTGTCCAAGTACCTCTATTACGAGTACTGCAAGTACACCGTCACCGAAATTGAGAATGCGCACTCGCTGCAGTTCAAGCTGTACGGCGACAATGTCAAAGTGGTGTCGACGCACTGGATTCTGCTGCCGCATGATCTTCCTATCACGGCGGACCTGCTCTTTcctgcctgcgtgcgcgagaTTCAAAAAGACTACGCAGCCGGTGCCTGcccagcggtggcggcgctgctcaaaGAGGACCCAGAAAACACATCCAACAACTCCACAATCACCTTTGTGAAGAGGCTCATGCAGATGGATTGCAAGAGCGCGCACGAGTGGCTGCGTCTGGTCGACGTGTGGCGCGGTCGTGTGTACAACATACTGGACAAGAACCACACGCTTGTCTTCGAACACAACACTTTCGAAGAAAGCGCGGAGTATCGTATCGAGCACATTCCTGCACCCATCCCAGGCGTTCCCTCTTCAGACCAGGCGGTGTTTCAGGTGCATCACTTCACCATggtgcgccagcgtcgcgACGCTATCGAGACACACAGCGAGCCCTTCAGCATGTACGTCAACTTCTACGAAACGTCGAATCAGCTGTtacgccgcatcgccgcgaAGCTGGAGATGATCTACGCTGCCGTGCAGGATTGGAAGGTGTGTCTAGTGAAGGAAAGTCGGGTAGAGGTGATTGCACCGGATGCCCTGATGGGTTCCCACATTACCAACTTCTGTCTTCCAGAGTGCTACCAGCCGAACCAGATCGAGCCTTCGAAAGCGGCTTTCATTGGACTGGAGCACGCCCCGCTCTCAAAGCGAACGGGCAAGCGTGAGGACAAGGTGCTGATCCTCAACTGA
- a CDS encoding dynein-associated roadblock protein-like protein, protein MNLFSNCRVTAHRSSLHSTRKAMSEIAEMFQRISQRPNVTGIIVVDNEGTPIRSTIEDTTVQNQYAHLITSLAAKARHCVRDLDPTNDLCFLRIRSKKNEIMVAPDKDFILIVIQNIVE, encoded by the coding sequence ATGAATCTTTTCAGCAACTGTAGAGTTACGGCCCACCGCTCCTCACTTCACAGCACGCGCAAAGCCATGTCGGAGATTGCGGAAATGTTTCAGCGCATCAGTCAGCGCCCCAACGTGACTGGCATCATCGTAGTGGACAATGAAGGCACTCCCATACGAAGCACTATTGAGGACACGACAGTGCAGAACCAGTATGCGCACTTGATCACGTCACTTGCTGCTAAAGCACGCCATTGCGTTCGTGACTTAGACCCAACGAACGATCTGTGCTTTCTTCGAATCCGCTCGAAAAAGAATGAGATCATGGTTGCACCAGACAAGGACTTCATTCTGATTGTTATTCAAAACATTGTCGAGTAG